From Polyodon spathula isolate WHYD16114869_AA chromosome 24, ASM1765450v1, whole genome shotgun sequence, one genomic window encodes:
- the LOC121298943 gene encoding alpha-protein kinase 3-like isoform X2 — translation MGSRRSITRAYSANGRYSSNNSSTENGEETPLPSSRPDSRNYLLNVRPENRSTFCSVIAQLTEETQPTFETTVKSKAVSEDCNVKFSCVVSGYPEPELTWYKDDMEMDRYCGLPKYEIFRNGKTHSLHIYNCTEDDAAIYQVSARNSKGIVSCSGVLEVGTMSEFKIHQRWFAKLKQKAQKKKKELEESRKKGRENLQEIKDQLRMVSPERAPRKRRSTAEGTMQSPVSLPEREDMVKVHIQDAEARLREGTADGKEQAASGAEMPNGFSTSPNETGNAEKSPMENGNQFLTYIYETVEIITKRPPNKEFLAKKKIKVSNGIDGGELSDDVGQGRVDHENENDGGMSLSQYLSQSLNSKMSEDPLKSSASEDFMEIDTGYANSTVEPEGVKQQWPATQLHNNSEARQEAGSMERKEPEPPNPPPPASPVYFSLRDIFFANQNQTEDQLLEVPEKPEPEDIKAEEEKPKVPQLSIPSVALGWDQKPDEKKEYKLPDVGSSETHDKPPIVDMHSDPQSLGELEIAESPLQVQKSTVAKENLSMNSPSKLAVKISDMQGVEMPCGKEALMSYPMEEPETSQPSIEEVSESKQKEPMQDQPALLALLSEVADEQRETHLKETHITEDVVNTSQLNVNVPSLISTEETTACVKEFMTESSVLNIHGDQRSNFMGQTEQNMETETQKGIPETTANVVAASECAKPTGILDNSHALAGMDLQQNDVKDYMAEVLDAVKESGICALDKQGDTDPLVEETAVRVEIVAIPEDTVRGKESEVMDLHKKYKTVPQEPIVPLELKNPAIAIREVEQESVPKATNLQELELPVELVLERDIKGVPEVPVIVTHDHIDSHTRVEAVGEDSLVPQAEVEKKEQVARVQNMRSQENDQMMDNMSGLQMDISNEADIFPSAGVSCDASKSLPKHDCSAQNNTPSASQTPAAVPSVLVPAVVVPPSVVPPISIACFDDASQEDKHAKREVISVPAAGGAVVEQDESLIALLRHVKNDLDAGIRYSTKKESDSKEAPLPIVASTDTDAALSTSEQPESKAVLTALGTPNRVSSTAISVPSKSEEQTTQGVGLSDKPSVENVLLRSMVSPILSPSTLRRFATKSPSNAEEPGLATVPTIRVDSLLLEDAAHYKRADEQPEKKDSLPTVQSGESSPKLRHSESLTLIPSATPEELASGARRKIFIPKPKTEELEAAVPDPQPKKEEVSKRRRLSQDLEVPSMSPGQSRRGLAFLQTPSPQNTPPIERRSPTISRRTSNLEVPKLYEESVDKSETAKEVQPEVKVEDVKKKQDPFKAPQVIRKIRAEQFSDASGHLKLWCQFFNVLSDSTITWYKDEYQIAELKRSSGDEGQVALAIVQTTKKDCGVYKCEINNDYGTDATDCLLSEEVLSGFLLREESEVGEEIEMTTMVFTKGLADSGSSGDKFFGRIMTEEVHVGEGCTKKASKVKVIYGLDPIFESGSTCIIKVRNSIAYGTKNGSDLIERNHEITKQECKIQNTAREYCKIFAAEARVVANFGPTPEIIPLHLIYRPANPIPYATVEEDLKGCFERFCIKDRSGRLIMRNVTDTEQKCSAFQHWIYQWTNGNLLVTDMEGVGMKITNVGIATKSKGYQGLTDNCSPVLVEQFTALHQCNRYCGLLSLRSLKTMDTLQQPGKLKGSRSPLLNRKVGSGPSSPQMLKKGSASPQGTRKGTSSPKVVKKSDSGDSKTTTKHKAVEIPKSVKMR, via the exons GAGCACTTTCTGCAGTGTTATAGCCCAACTGACTGAGGAAACCCAGCCAACCTTTGAGACCACTGTGAAATCCAAGGCAGTGTCCGAGGACTGTAATGTCAAGTTCTCCTGTGTGGTGTCAG GTTACCCAGAGCCTGAACTAACTTGGTATAAAGATGACATGGAGATGGACCGATATTGTGGCCTTCCCAAATATGAAATTTTCCGCAACGGAAAAACTCATTCTCTTCACATTTACAA CTGCACAGAGGATGATGCTGCCATCTATCAGGTATCAGCCAGAAACAGCAAAGGCATAGTCTCCTGTTCTGGTGTTTTAGAGGTGGGCACCATGAGTGAATTCAAAATACATCAGAGGTGGTTTGCGAAACTTAAACAAAAAGCTCAGAAGAAAAAGAAGGAGCTGGAGGAGAGTCGGAAGAAGGGCAGAGAGAACCTCCAGGAGATCAAGGACCAGCTGAGAATGGTGAGCCCGGAAAGAGCTCCGAGGAAACGGAGATCAACCGCGGAAGGTACCATGCAGTCTCCCGTATCGCTGCCCGAGAGGGAGGACATGGTGAAAGTGCATATTCAGGATGCAGAGGCCAGGCTACGGGAAGGTACTGCTGATGGAAAGGAGCAGGCAGCGTCAGGAGCTGAGATGCCCAATGGCTTTTCAACAAGTCCTAACGAGACGGGGAATGCTGAGAAAAGCCCAATGGAGAATGGCAATCAGTTCCTCACGTACATCTACGAAACAGTGGAAATAATCACCAAAAGGCCACCAAACAAAGAATTTCTTGCCAAAAAGAAGATAAAGGTGTCTAACGGAATAGATGGAGGGGAGCTGAGTGATGATGTAGGACAGGGCAGAGTTGATCATGAAAATGAGAACGATGGAGGTATGAGTTTGTCACAGTATTTGTCGCAATCCCTAAACTCCAAAATGTCTGAAGATCCTTTAAAATCTTCAGCGTCTGAGGATTTTATGGAGATTGACACGGGCTATGCAAATTCAACAGTAGAGCCAGAGGGGGTCAAACAACAATGGCCTGCAACTCAGCTTCACAATAATTCTGAAGCAAGGCAAGAGGCTGGGTCAATGGAGCGCAAGGAGCCAGAACCTCCTAACCCACCGCCTCCCGCTAGCCCGGTATACTTTTCTTTAAGAGACATCTTCTTTGCAAACCAAAATCAGACTGAAGATCAGCTGTTGGAAGTCCCAGAGAAGCCAGAGCCTGAAGACATAAAGGCAGAAGAAGAGAAACCAAAGGTTCCTCAGTTATCAATCCCTTCGGTTGCTTTAGGCTGGGATCAGAAACCAGACGAGAAAAAGGAATACAAACTGCCAGATGTGGGCTCATCTGAAACACATGACAAACCACCGATTGTGGATATGCATTCAGACCCCCAATCTTTAGGTGAACTGGAAATTGCAGAATCTCCTCTCCAGGTACAAAAATCTACTGTAGCCAAAGAAAACTTGAGTATGAATAGTCCTTCTAAACTAGCCGTTAAAATATCTGATATGCAGGGAGTGGAGATGCCATGTGGAAAGGAGGCGCTGATGTCTTATCCTATGGAAGAACCAGAAACTTCACAACCATCTATAGAGGAAGTCTCTGAAAGTAAACAGAAAGAACCTATGCAAGACCAGCCAGCCCTGCTGGCACTACTGAGTGAG GTTGCGGATGAGCAAAGGGAAACTCATTTAAAGGAAACCCATATTACTGAGGATGTGGTCAACACTTCACAGTTAAATGTAAACGTGCCCTCTTTAATTTCTACTGAAGAAACAACTGCATGTGTCAAAGAGTTTATGACAGAGTCCTCTGTCTTGAACATTCATGGAGACCAACGGTCCAATTTTATGGGCCAAACTGAGCAAAACATGGAGACTGAAACACAAAAAGGGATCCCGGAAACCACTGCTAACGTTGTTGCGGCTTCCGAATGTGCCAAACCCACAGGAATCTTGGATAACAGCCATGCCTTAGCAGGGATGGATCTACAGCAAAATGATGTTAAGGACTATATGGCTGAAGTGTTGGATGCAGTCAAGGAAAGTGGAATATGTGCCTTAGATAAACAAGGTGACACTGATCCCCTGGTGGAAGAAACTGCTGTTAGGGTTGAGATAGTTGCAATTCCAGAGGATACCGTTCGTGGAAAAGAAAGTGAGGTAATGGATCTGcataagaaatacaaaactgttccTCAGGAACCTATTGTGCCTCTAGAATTAAAAAATCCAGCTATAGCGATACGGGAGGTAGAACAAGAAAGTGTTCCAAAGGCAACAAATCTGCAAGAACTAGAGTTACCAGTGGAATTGGTCCTAGAACGAGACATCAAAGGAGTCCCGGAAGTGCCAGTAATAGTTACTCATGATCATATCGATTCACACACTAGAGTTGAAGCAGTCGGAGAGGACAGTCTTGTGCCACAAGCTGAGGTGGAAAAGAAAGAGCAAGTAGCAAGGGTACAGAATATGAGATCACAAGAGAATGATCAAATGATGGACAATATGTCAGGCTTACAGATGGACATCAGCAACGAGGCAGATATATTCCCAAGTGCAGGTGTATCCTGTGATGCCAGCAAGAGCCTTCCGAAGCATGATTGCAGTGCACAGAACAACACACCCTCTGCTTCACAGACTCCAGCAGCAGTCCCTTCTGTTTTGGTACCTGCTGTTGTAGTACCTCCTAGTGTTGTACCTCCTATTTCCATCGCATGCTTTGATGATGCCTCGCAGGAAGACAAGCATGCTAAGAGAGAAGTAATATCTGTTCCTGCAGCAGGTGGGGCTGTTGTTGAACAGGATGAATCCTTAATTGCACTGCTACGTCATGTTAAGAATGATCTTGATGCTGGGATAAGATACAGTACTAAAAAGGAATCTGACAGCAAAGAAGCTCCCCTTCCTATTGTGGCCAGTACAGATACAGATGCTGCATTAAGTACCAGTGAGCAACCAGAAAGCAAGGCGGTACTGACTGCTTTGGGAACACCGAATCGTGTATCAAGTACCGCTATCTCCGTTCCCTCAAAGTCCGAAGAACAGACCACTCAAGGTGTTGGTTTGTCTGATAAGCCTTCAGTGGAAAATGTTTTGCTCAGAAGCATGGTAAGTCCAATCCTAAGCCCTTCAACTTTAAGAAGGTTTGCAACAAAGAGTCCCTCAAATGCAGAAGAGCCAGGACTTGCTACAGTTCCAACAATCAGAGTGGACAGCCTATTGCTTGAAGACGCTGCCCACTACAAGAGAGCAGATGAGCAGCCAGAGAAGAAAGACAGCCTACCGACTGTCCAGTCTGGTGAGAGCAGCCCCAAACTGAGGCACAGTGAAAGCCTGACTCTCATCCCATCTGCCACGCCAGAGGAACTGGCCTCCGGGGCTCGACGGAAGATCTTTATTCCTAAACCCAAAACAGAAGAACTTGAGGCAGCAGTCCCAGATCCACAGCCGAAGAAGGAGGAGGTGTCCAAGAGAAGGCGGCTTTCACAAGATCTTGAGGTGCCCAGTATGTCTCCTGGGCAGTCCAGGAGGGGATTGGCCTTTTTGCAGACTCCTAGCCCCCAGAATACTCCACCGATTGAGAGGCGCTCCCCGACCATCAGCAGGCGGACGTCCAATCTGGAAGTGCCCAAGCTGTATGAAGAATCGGTGGATAAGAGTGAAACGGCTAAGGAAGTACAACCTGAAGTTAAAGTAGAGGACGTTAAGAAGAAACAAGATCCATTTAAAG CTCCCCAGGTGATCCGAAAGATCCGTGCGGAGCAGTTCTCTGATGCTTCAGGACACTTGAAACTCTGGTGCCAGTTCTTCAACGTACTAAGTGACTCAACCATAACATGGTACAAAGATGAATATCAGATTGCTGAACTGAAGAGAAG ctcCGGAGATGAAGGTCAAGTGGCTCTTGCCATTGTGCAGACGACTAAGAAGGACTGTGGGGTGTATAAATGTGAAATAAACAATGACTATGGAACTGATGCTACAGATTGTCTACTTAGTGAAGAAG TTTTGTCCGGGTTCCTTTTACGAGAAGAATCGGAAG TTGGAGAGGAGATTGAAATGACCACCATGGTGTTCACAAAGGGACTGGCTGATTCTGGGTCCTCGGGAGACAAGTTCTTCGGAAGGATCATGACAGAGGAAGTTCACGTTGGAGAAGGGTGCACAAAGAAAGCAAGCAAGGTGAAGGTTATCTATGGATTGGACCCGATATTTGAGTCAGGCAGCACCTGCATCATTAAAGTGCGAAACTCCATTGCGTATGGGACCAAAAATGGAAGTGATCTAATTGAGAGAAACCATGAAATTACAAAACAG gagTGCAAAATCCAAAACACTGCTAGAGAGTACTGTAAAATATTCGCTGCAGAGGCAAGGGTAGTGGCAAACTTTGGCCCAACTCCTGA GATTATTCCACTGCACCTCATCTATCGGCCTGCCAACCCCATCCCATATGCAACAGTGGAGGAAGACTTGAAAGGATGCTTTGAGAGGTTCTGCATTAAGGACAGAAGCGGAAGATTGATTATGAGGAATGTTACAGACACTGAACAGAAATGCAGTGCTTTCCAACACTGGATTTACCAGTGGACAAATGGAAACTTACTGGTCACTGACATGGAAG GTGTTGGGATGAAGATCACAAATGTCGGGATTGCAACAAAATCAAAAGG gtatcaggGTCTAACGGACAACTGTTCACCAGTGCTGGTGGAGCAATTCACTGCACTCCATCAATGCAATCGCTATTGTGGGCTGCTCAGCCTGCGGTCCCTGAAGACCATGGATACTCTACAGCAACCAGGGAAACTCAAGGGCTCCAGGAGCCCGCTGTTGAACAGGAAAGTTGGATCGGGGCCATCGAGCCCGCAGATGTTGAAAAAGGGATCGGCGAGCCCTCAGGGCACAAGGAAGGGCACGTCCAGCCCCAAGGTGGTTAAAAAGTCAGATTCAGGAGACAGCAAGACGACAACGAAACATAAAGCTGTGGAAATCCCCAAATCTGTCAAGATGAGGTAA